GTCGAACGAGGTCGGAATGCCCTTACGGTACTCCTCGCGCAATGCAAGGAATGTCGCTTGATCCTCGGCGCCTGTGAAGGAGCGGATTCGCTCCCACTCCGCGTCGTCATGGAGAAGTATGCTCTTCGCCTCGAGCGACGCCTTGAGAAGGCCGGTGATCGCCGCCGCGTTGCCGGCCGCCCATTTCTCGCTGAATACCCACCCGAGTATCGGCGGCACGGTGTCCACCCCGAGCCCCGCGATCGCGTCCGCGACACCGATGAGGGGCTTCATTCCGGCAGCGCTCAGCCGTGCATCGTACTGCCAAAAATTGAGTACAGCAGGCAAATCCCCCTTCAACATGAGTTCATTCAAGAGAGGCGGCGCGCCATAGACCGGGTCGACCGCGTCGGCCAAATCCTGGCCGAGCGCCTTGCGCGAATACGCACGCAGGAGCAGCCAGCTTTTGTCAACCGGTCCGCCAGCGATACCTAATTTCCTGCCGGCAAGGTCCGCGAGGGTGGAGATTTTCGAGTCGGGCCGCACATAGATAGCGCCGACCGCAAGCGAGTGCGGCACGAACGTGAAATCGGCACCAGTGGCACGCTGGCGCGACACCCAAAGCCAATCGGTCACGATTGCGTCGACGCTGCCGCCTTGAAGCCCGATCGCCGCCCCGTCCTTGCCGGAAAGCTCCACCACTTGCAGCTCGACCCCGTGGTTCGCGTCGAGCTGCCGATGTTTGATGACATCCAGTTCCCATCCGACTGTGCCGAAATTCAGCGCACCCACGCGGACAATGGGTAAATCCGAAGCGTGTGCTGCGCGCGCGATAACGTCCGGCGAGATCAGCGAGATCGCTAAAAGACCGAAGCCCATTGTCCGTCGAGACAGCATCCGATGCACCCTTCATTCGCCGATCATGCAGCTTTGAACCAACCGGGGACTCCATGACACGCGCGGCACCGGCGACGAGTCTATCATCATCGGGCGGCTGAATGAAAAAGATTGGCCGGGCCATCCCATGGACACGTAATCGCCGCGCAGAGGTCCAGGAAAAGCGCGCCGAATTGTTCGAGACACTTATCGCCCGCTTGCGGCTGTTACGGGCTGGAAGATTCCGCCTGGGGAACCCTACTTGCCGAACATCTTGTGCAGATTCTGGAATCCCGCCTCGTATATTCCGCGTATGGCTTTCACGGCTTCGTTTTCGGAGGCGGTCGTGGGCTCGAATTCGCTCGACCACTCGACGGTGCAGCTCGAGGCATTTTTGCCGGGCCGCACCTTGAGCTGCGACTTGTAGGCGGTCACGGGAAGGGGGCTTTCCACAATGGAATAGCTGTAGGTACGCCCCTTATCATCCTTGCTCTCGAGCCGTTCGACGATCGTTCCGCCACCTCGTATCGAGAGCTTGCGCACCGTCGCATTTCCTTCCTTTGTCTCCTCGCTTTTCTCGACGGCGGGATGCCATCG
This region of Alphaproteobacteria bacterium genomic DNA includes:
- a CDS encoding ABC transporter substrate-binding protein — translated: MLSRRTMGFGLLAISLISPDVIARAAHASDLPIVRVGALNFGTVGWELDVIKHRQLDANHGVELQVVELSGKDGAAIGLQGGSVDAIVTDWLWVSRQRATGADFTFVPHSLAVGAIYVRPDSKISTLADLAGRKLGIAGGPVDKSWLLLRAYSRKALGQDLADAVDPVYGAPPLLNELMLKGDLPAVLNFWQYDARLSAAGMKPLIGVADAIAGLGVDTVPPILGWVFSEKWAAGNAAAITGLLKASLEAKSILLHDDAEWERIRSFTGAEDQATFLALREEYRKGIPTSFDARHIEAAERVYAILAAVGGKDLVGEGKTLAPGTFWSGFSF
- a CDS encoding SRPBCC family protein — protein: MAKVNLTTELPVPVDTVWGMIGNFNSLARWHPAVEKSEETKEGNATVRKLSIRGGGTIVERLESKDDKGRTYSYSIVESPLPVTAYKSQLKVRPGKNASSCTVEWSSEFEPTTASENEAVKAIRGIYEAGFQNLHKMFGK